The genomic DNA ATAATACTGTCCTTCTTTGTCAGTCGGGGGAAATCTGTTTCCTTTTTCCATGGTAACATACGCGCCTGTGCCCTGGCCGTTGGTATCCATCAATTGATATTCGCCGGACTCGGGAGCGTTTTCACCAGGTTTCCATTTTTGATTGGGCATATTGGTCCTCCTAAGTTATTATAAATTTGTAAGGCAGTCGCCTTTATTTCAATACTTAGTATTTTCATTTATTCAAAATTTATTTATTTTTTGATAAAAAATTTTTTTGTTTTGCCCTTTTGCCGGCA from Clostridiales bacterium includes the following:
- a CDS encoding YjzC family protein produces the protein MPNQKWKPGENAPESGEYQLMDTNGQGTGAYVTMEKGNRFPPTDKEGQYYSK